The Arctopsyche grandis isolate Sample6627 chromosome 5, ASM5162203v2, whole genome shotgun sequence genome includes a window with the following:
- the LOC143911692 gene encoding RNA-binding protein Ro60-like codes for MEAEPIEVNHEKRFQRFLYTGRDTPKYIAGGYKTNTFEQTDVFTNIAIDFPKACDAVKKFELAKKNSSYSAPIIYALAATIQALSKDDKHYEIREAFYQTVPNILENTEELMLFVKYTTNLGLKKGTRWQNCIKAWYMKCTYDLLVKDIALVKSKYGWTHKDLLRLLHLAPSCGKEPSVALKFIWSGLGSLSDLTYVPPNIVEELQNIEKLRKCRDFTEAASLIRKINGLKYSHVPKHLVHSHKDNTEVWKALIDQLSLSDLLVNIEYLQSAGVLEEQKPTDGKKEISRPQLTSHLIAAIAKATVPPALAYIVYCNYKNNRGFLKVADKSVKIKTLEGKALEDALKKNDECVKGYISKSKKRKLKFQNRCLPASDLVNALKHLVDRSLLTTEVSINMNCMITLDMRELMFKSLKQQKNKTLQQKTEIETNCEEEPETPILQSDLSENRKPAKCYYNKRVVPGHAGILLALYLTKCMEQTTVAVYTNDGIKCVKLYKNVNNVKQVLTMSEAEAVIKNVNAGKVSFNKPFDWAMSNKKSIELFVNVVDTAARINQNSKMRQTSKNISAALSEYRMAMNLPKARVMTISLSTHKVVSADDSVDGVFDVAGFDENIPELIKSFAVGEFD; via the exons ATGGAGGCGGAGCCGATCGAAGTAAATCACGAGAAACGATTTCAGAGATTTTTGTACACCGGTCGTGACACGCCCAAGTACATAGCCGGAGGATACAAAACGAACACTTTCGAACAAACCGACGTGTTTACCAATATTGCGATCGACTTTCCCAAGGCTTGCGACGCTGTCAAAAAATTCGAACTAGCTAAG AAAAATAGCTCATACTCGGCACCGATTATATATGCACTGGCGGCCACGATTCAAGCGTTATCCAAAGACGATAAACACTACGAAATCCGCGAAGCCTTCTACCAAACCGTGCCTAATATTTTGGAGAACACCGAAGAGTTGATGCTCTTCGTCAAATACACAACCAACCTTGGATTAA AAAAAGGAACGAGGTGGCAAAATTGCATCAAAGCTTGGTATATGAAGTGTACGTACGACCTTTTAGTTAAGGATATCGCACTTGTGAAGAGCAAATATGGGTGGACGCACAAGGATTTGCTCCGTTTGCTTCATTTGGCACCTTCTTGCGGTAAAG AGCCAAGCGTCGCCCTGAAATTTATATGGTCGGGACTTGGAAGCCTCTCGGATTTGACGTACGTTCCCCCAAACATCGTCGAAGAATTGCAAAACATAGAGAAACTGAGGAAGTGTAGGGACTTCACCGAGGCGGCTTCGCTCATACGGAAAATCAACGGCTTAAAATATTCCCACGTGCCTAAACATTTAGTCCACAGTCACAAAGACAACACTGAG GTTTGGAAGGCGCTGATCGATCAGTTGAGCTTGTCCGACCTGCTCGTCAACATTGAGTATCTTCAAAGCGCTGGCGTGTTGGAGGAACAGAAGCCGACCGATGGAAAGAAGGAAATCTCGCGTCCCCAATTGACATCTCATTTGATCGCTGCCATTGCGAAGGCTACGGTGCCGCCGGCGTTGGCCTACATTGTCTAttgcaattataaaaataatcgagg GTTTTTGAAAGTGGCCGACAAGAGCGTCAAGATCAAAACCCTCGAAGGTAAAGCTCTGGAAGACGCGCTGAAGAAGAACGACGAGTGTGTGAAAGGTTACATATCAAAATCGAAAAAACGCAAATTGAAGTTTCAAA ATAGGTGTCTGCCGGCCAGCGATTTGGTCAACGCGTTGAAACATCTCGTCGATCGCAGTTTGCTCACCACTGAAGTGTCGATAAACATGAATTGCATGATAACGCTCGACATGCGAGAACTTATGTTTAaaa gtctcaaacaacaaaaaaataaaacattgcaGCAAAAGACTGAAATCGAAACTAACTGCGAAGAGGAACCGGAAACGCCAATTCTGCAGTCGGACCTGAGCGAAAATAGAAAGCCGGCtaaatgttattataataaacgCGTAGTTCCAGGACACGCAG GAATACTGCTCGCTTTGTATTTGACGAAATGCATGGAGCAAACGACTGTCGCCGTTTATACAAACGACGGCATAAAGTGCGTCAAGTTGTATAAAAACGTCAACAATGTGAAGCAAGTGCTCACCATGAGCGAAGCGGAGGCCGTgattaag AATGTGAACGCCGGCAAAGTCTCCTTCAACAAACCGTTCGACTGGGCAATGTCGAATAAGAAATCGATCGAGCTGTTTGTGAATGTCGTCGATACTGCGGCTCGCATCAACCAGAACTCCAAAATGCGACAGACGTCGAAAAACATATCTGCAGCTCTATCCGAGTATAGAATGGCGATGAATTTACCCAAGGCTAG GGTTATGACAATATCGTTGTCGACTCACAAAGTGGTAAGTGCGGACGATTCAGTAGACGGAGTCTTCGACGTGGCCGGCTTTGACGAAAACATACCCGAACTTATCAAGAGCTTTGCCGTCGGAGAGTTTGATTAA
- the LOC143911626 gene encoding serine/threonine-protein kinase GA29083, whose protein sequence is MNVYECRRRANEVSAVGCGEWRVESGVLLSTLLTPQLWSMDSLGGGGGGGGGRTPTRSGSGSVCSSRCSSAAELESGQERTPGVAGTGLGVGLGEGRQARARAARDSRTPPARKARRVRFFRNGDRFHGGCVVPVLTERYRTFDSLTADLTRILADNVTLPNGVRTIFSLDGKKVLKLEDLEDGKSYVCSGKGEIFKKLDYNAQMSARLNTPESNNTTLNTTLKTPNNRLSRLFNDTGSPYGATGNGNSAKVISNEISVVRPRIVTIIRNGIKPRKIFRLLLNKRNSPTFEHVLGAFTECIKLDTGCVRRVFTIGGRPVLALEHFFGSEEVFFAYGNERYSQEDFELEFEETKTIQTYKKPLTVRNGSKNGPRPEMWKPVKTGENKAKDANGGSSLDLLSNSDASTLILPEPLRSKYSIGKFIGDGNFAVVRVCKDRDTGKEYAMKIIDKDKCRGKEHYLETEVKIMRQLCHPRIVSLIAEQDTPDWLYLVLELVRGGDLFDSIAAAYKFCENRARLMIRHLASAMAYLHCMGIVHRDIKPENLLVEVEGDQVVGLKLGDFGLACEVTKPLYTICGTPTYIAPEILLESGYGFKIDVWAAGVILYILLCGFPPFVAADGDQEALFNAILNGRYDFPSKHWVDVSQGARDLITNMLQWSPILRFSAEDVLDDPWLAGDCRGPIL, encoded by the exons ATGAATGTGTATGAGTGCCGGCGTCGAGCGAATGAAGTGTCGGCTGTCGGGTGTGGAGAGTGGAGAGTGGAGAGTGGAGTGCTTCTGTCAACTCTTCTGACTCCTCAGCTCTGGAGCATGGACTCGTTGGGGGGTGGAGGGGGCGGGGGAGGGGGCAGGACCCCGACCCGTAGCGGAAGCGGAAGTGTGTGCAGCTCCAGGTGCAGTTCCGCTGCCGAGCTGGAGTCTGGCCAGGAGAGGACTCCAGGGGTGGCGGGGACAGGGCTGGGGGTGGGACTGGGCGAGGGGCGGCAGGCCAGAGCGAGGGCTGCGCGTGACTCGAGAACGCCCCCGGCTCGGAAGGCGCGTCGCGTGCGCTTCTTCCGCAACGGAGATCGGTTCCATGGAGGGTGTGTCGTGCCAGTCCTCACCGAGAGATACAG GACGTTCGATAGTCTCACTGCCGACTTGACTCGAATCCTCGCCGACAATGTGACCCTGCCAAATGGTGTTCGCACAATATTCTCATTAGACGGTAAAAAG GTGCTGAAGCTCGAGGATTTGGAAGATGGCAAGTCGTACGTGTGTTCGGGGAAGGgagagatttttaaaaaattagactaCAACGCTCAAATGTCCGCTAGACTGAACACGCCGGAATCCAACAACACCACGCTCAACACAACTCTGAAAACACCCAACAATAGACTGTCGAGACTGTTCAACGATACGGGGTCTCCGTACGGGGCCACCGGCAACGGCAACTCGGCCAAAGTGATCTCCAATGAAATATCCGTCGTGAGACCTCGTATCGTTACTATTATTAGGAATGGAATTAAACCAAGAAAG ATATTCCGGTTACTTTTGAACAAAAGGAATAGTCCCACATTTGAACATGTCCTCGGTGCGTTCACGGAATGCATCAAATTGGATACTGGATGTGTTCGTAGGGTTTTTACGATCGGTGGCCGTCCTGTTTTGGCGTTAGAACACTTTTTCGGATCGGAAGAAGTGTTCTTCGCCTACGGAAATGAAAG GTATAGCCAAGAAGATTTCGAACTAGAATTTGAAGAAACCAAAACTATTCAAACATACAAGAAACCTTTAACAGTAAGAAATGGGTCTAA gaATGGCCCCAGACCTGAAATGTGGAAACCGGTTAAGACTGGCGAAAATAAAGCGAAAGATGCCAACGGCGGTTCTTCGTTAGATTTGCTGTCTAATAGTGATGCTAGCACTCTAATCTTACCTGAACCTTTACGGTCGAAATACTCCATCGGGAAATTCatcg GTGATGGTAATTTCGCCGTCGTCAGGGTCTGTAAAGATAGAGATACCGGCAAAGAATACGCTATGAAAATAATCGATAAGGATAAGTGTAGGGGCAAGGAACATTACTTAGAAACGGAA gtGAAAATAATGCGTCAATTATGTCATCCAAGAATAGTGTCTTTAATCGCCGAACAAGATACTCCAGATTGGTTGTATTTAGTTTTGGAACTCGTCAGAG GTGGCGATCTGTTCGATAGTATAGCTGCAGCGTATAAATTTTGCGAGAATAGAGCCCGTTTGATGATTCGTCATCTCGCTTCCGCTATGGCTTATCTTCATTGCATGGGCATTGTGCATAGAGACATAAAGCCGGAAAATTTATTG GTGGAAGTTGAAGGTGATCAAGTTGTAGGATTAAAGCTAGGCGATTTCGGTCTCGCTTGCGAAGTGACGAAGCCTTTGTATACAATATGTGGCACTCCGACTTACATAGCGCCCGAAATTCTGTTGGAATCGGGCTATGGCTTTAAG ATCGATGTGTGGGCGGCGGGCGTTATCTTGTACATCCTGTTGTGCGGATTTCCTCCGTTCGTCGCCGCAGACGGTGACCAAGAAGCCCTGTTCAACGCCATTTTGAATGGCCGTTACGATTTCCCCAGCAAGCACTGGGTGGACGTGAGTCAGGGTGCCCGCGACCTTATCACCAACATGTTACAGTGGTCGCCTATCTTGCGATTCAGCGCCGAAGACGTCCTCGACGATCCGTGGTTAGCCGGCGATTGCA GAGGACCTATACTTTGA
- the LOC143911727 gene encoding uncharacterized protein LOC143911727, whose amino-acid sequence MPPYTNLETFLQNRCNVLQSTTPSDVVKETSSNRQRVMRTYFTNQKPSRGLKSCVYCKDNQLIYKCDSFKAETQTERNEFARNNNLCFNWLSPNHRTSTCKANINCAICKRKRNTLLHKELMPIPNDTKRKTVSAHSTNLSQKEIVLPTAQVDIEASNESLIKCRTLLNSGSQVNYVTRSFAKRNSFKLESIQQKIIGIANQESCARQITEITIRSATTNYSANILCLVLPEITGAIPTVMLNQQLISIPTGIQLSDPLWNKPAAIDLLLGAEVCVHPMKAGTIKLGSGMPSLSSRNRSVQTNCLMVGFRGLTIHETYVCLSWPP is encoded by the coding sequence ATGCCACCTTATACAAATTTAGAAACGTTCTTACAAAACAGATGCAACGTGTTGCAATCTACTACGCCGTCAGATGTAGTTAAAGAAACCTCATCTAATCGTCAAAGGGTTATGCGAACTTATTTCACTAACCAGAAACCGTCGCGCGGTTTAAAGTCGTGTGTGTATTGCAAAGATAATcaattaatatacaaatgtgataGTTTTAAGGCCGAAACGCAAACTGAAAGAAACGAATTCGCGAGgaataataatttatgtttcAACTGGTTGAGTCCGAACCATAGAACATCGACATGTAAAGCAAATATTAATTGTGCAATATGTAAGCGGAAACGTAATACGTTGTTGCACAAAGAACTCATGCCTATTCCCAATGATACAAAAAGAAAGACCGTAAGTGCGCATTCCACTAATTTATCTCAGAAGGAAATCGTTTTGCCAACGGCGCAGGTTGACATTGAAGCATCTAACGAGTCGTTAATTAAATGTCGTACGTTATTAAACTCGGGCTCGCAAGTCAATTATGTCACTAGATCTTTTGCCAAACGAAATAGTTTCAAACTCGAAAGCATTCAACAAAAGATAATAGGCATAGCAAATCAAGAAAGTTGTGCTCGGCAAATAACTGAGATTACCATACGTTCAGCAACAACCAACTACTCCGCAAATATATTGTGTTTAGTTTTACCCGAAATAACCGGAGCAATTCCAACTGTTATGTTAAACCAGCAGTTAATATCGATTCCAACGGGAATACAATTATCAGATCCACTTTGGAATAAACCCGCAGCTAttgatttattgctcggcgcggAAGTCTGTGTCCATCcaatgaaagcaggaaccatcaaACTAGGTTCAGGTATGCCAAGCCTCAGCAGCCGCAACAGAAGTGTTCAGACCAATTGTCTGATGGTCGgttttcgtggccttacgatcCACGAAACTTACGTTTGCCTGAGCTGGCCGCCCTGA
- the LOC143912001 gene encoding uncharacterized protein LOC143912001, with amino-acid sequence MHGLRSAGNVDPDASSSQSTSPPEGQSASPPEGQSTPPSPVPVDGAMLLQMMKLMMEQLIASRTASVPSPVISPVPVAAGNFANCKSRFAGDSSESVEAFIDAIETFKNCCRIPDEDALLGLPMMLDRDAATWWVGMKPSTPTWSMALEALRSSYGERRPAYRLFLEVSATRQQEGESTDLFVNRKRALFAKMPYSIPETMQLDIVYGLLSPFLRTRLSRERVDNFQELILRARHIADMDAETPTGLPEPRTKATHDIPHRSRPTSDTWERLAAGSDRTFTKTDRMGEQRPRFRPTCSFCHNRGHSVEECRKKNGTHTRTPVACYGCGAPGVMKSNCPTCKTKTGAALSTIALATFPRQIPVTHLSSVLRATKAPDPAKTPIPDPRKRVDQVRRAANCRTCNPPVTHLSSVLKATKVPAPAKTPILDWRKRPDQSRRYADQDRRAHTRYRAADLVLLPPYLNPAEEGRSATFVPVREGPFWIRETLSPTTFLMSAVNTPVDQRMSHLVGVPAPSVPRRRKGRPRRPSTFVKTTVNTLADERMPHLADVPAPVVPKRRSRRPRTKPVAQ; translated from the coding sequence ATGCACGGTCTACGCTCCGCGGGGAACGTAGACCCAGACGCGTCTTCTTCACAATCGACTTCCCCACCGGAAGGACAGTCGGCTTCCCCACCGGAAGGTCAGTCGACTCCCCCATCACCAGTTCCAGTAGACGGCGCAATGCTGTTGCAAATGATGAAGCTGATGATGGAGCAGCTTATAGCTTCCCGAACCGCATCTGTTCCTTCCCCCGTCATTTCACCTGTCCCGGTCGCGGCGGGAAATTTTGCGAATTGCAAATCTCGGTTTGCCGGCGACTCGTCGGAATCAGTCGAGGCGTTCATTGATGCCATCGAGACGTTCAAAAACTGTTGCCGAATCCCCGACGAGGACGCGCTTCTAGGTTTACCCATGATGCTCGATCGAGACGCGGCGACTTGGTGGGTGGGAATGAAACCTTCCACCCCCACCTGGTCCATGGCGCTAGAGGCGCTACGAAGCAGCTACGGCGAACGTCGACCGGCTTACCGACTGTTTCTCGAAGTTAGCGCGACTAGGCAACAGGAAGGAGAATCAACGGACCTTTTCGTAAATCGAAAACGCGCGTTGTTCGCGAAAATGCCGTACAGCATTCCCGAAACGATGCAACTCGACATTGTATACGGCCTATTATCTCCCTTTCTACGAACCCGTTTGAGCCGAGAGCGGGTAGACAATTTCCAAGAATTGATTCTCCGCGCCCGCCACATCGCCGATATGGACGCCGAGACCCCAACGGGGCTACCTGAACCCAGAACAAAAGCGACCCACGACATTCCACACCGTTCGAGACCCACATCGGACACATGGGAAAGGCTCGCGGCCGGAAGTGACCGAACATTCACGAAAACGGACCGAATGGGAGAACAAAGGCCGCGATTTCGTCCAACATGCTCGTTCTGCCATAACCGAGGACATTCGGTTGAAGAATGTCGAAAGAAAAATGGGACACATACGAGAACACCTGTCGCGTGTTACGGTTGCGGAGCTCCAGGTGTGATGAAGAGCAATTGTCCCACGTGCAAGACAAAGACCGGGGCCGCGTTGTCAACCATCGCCCTGGCGACGTTTCCACGCCAGATACCGGTGACCCACCTATCGTCCGTTCTCCGAGCGACGAAGGCACCAGATCCCGCGAAGACCCCTATCCCGGACCCGAGAAAACGCGTGGATCAAGTCCGAAGAGCAGCGAACTGTCGCACCTGTAACCCCCCGGTGACCCACCTATCGTCCGTCCTGAAGGCCACGAAGGTACCAGCTCCCGCGAAGACTCCTATCCTCGATTGGAGGAAGCGCCCGGACCAGAGCAGACGATACGCGGACCAAGACCGAAGAGCCCACACCAGATATCGAGCCGCCGATCTGGTGCTGCTGCCGCCATACCTCAACCCCGCTGAAGAGGGGCGGAGCGCTACGTTCGTCCCCGTACGAGAGGGGCCCTTCTGGATCAGGGAGACCCTGAGCCCCACCACCTTCCTCATGTCCGCTGTCAACACGCCTGTCGATCAGCGGATGTCACACCTGGTCGGCGTTCCAGCGCCGAGCGTGCCGAGGCGAAGAAAGGGAAGGCCGCGAAGACCATCAACATTCGTCAAGACAACTGTCAATACGCTGGCCGATGAGCGGATGCCACACCTGGCTGACGTTCCGGCACCGGTCGTGCCGAAGCGACGCAGCAGAAGACCTCGTACGAAGCCCGTTGCACAATGA